A region from the Parasphingopyxis sp. CP4 genome encodes:
- a CDS encoding sterol desaturase family protein has translation MSWYYGLLLFFGTVLFMEGVAYVAHRWVMHGFGWFLHASHHRPRTGNWELNDLYALIFAIPSFVLLLGGVQLGWWPGATWIGAGIAAYGAIYFGFHDIIVHKRLNHRYIPKSNYMKRIIQAHRLHHVVETKEGTVSFGFLYAPKPEALKAELKRRGHAGVRAPIGTFREDDRQSELI, from the coding sequence ATGTCCTGGTATTATGGCCTGCTCCTGTTTTTCGGCACCGTGCTCTTCATGGAAGGCGTCGCCTATGTCGCGCATCGCTGGGTCATGCATGGTTTTGGCTGGTTCCTGCATGCAAGCCATCATCGGCCACGCACGGGCAATTGGGAGCTCAACGATCTCTACGCGCTGATCTTTGCCATACCCTCCTTCGTGCTGCTGCTCGGCGGGGTCCAGCTGGGCTGGTGGCCGGGCGCGACCTGGATCGGCGCGGGCATTGCTGCCTATGGCGCCATCTATTTCGGCTTTCACGACATCATCGTGCACAAGCGGCTGAACCATCGCTACATCCCCAAATCCAACTATATGAAGCGGATCATCCAGGCCCATCGCCTGCATCATGTCGTCGAGACCAAAGAGGGCACGGTGAGCTTCGGCTTTCTCTACGCGCCCAAACCCGAAGCGCTGAAGGCCGAATTGAAACGCCGCGGCCATGCGGGCGTCCGCGCGCCAATCGGCACGTTCCGCGAAGACGACCGCCAATCGGAATTGATCTAG
- a CDS encoding enoyl-CoA hydratase-related protein: MPDAMCTFAARADRLILAAMELKSTLYAVRDGIATITLNRPHRGNGWTGRMHSEYRYLLGEAEGDTDVGAILVTGAGRMFCVGGDAQALEGHSERGGYDPGTTPDLVTPGSREFEAFIEDFAYHFALSKPVIVALNGAAAGVGLVLACYADVRFAVSGAKLTTAHGPLNLPAEYGLSWLLPRLIGGAHALELLLSSRKFLTDEAHQMGLVHRLCEADALVEEARAYAIDLITRVSPESLRQSKRQFWLDQHRDVGAAVRDAGVLLNEMMGQADYREAIKAFLEKRPAEWGKESKA, from the coding sequence ATGCCAGATGCGATGTGCACTTTCGCGGCGCGGGCGGATCGCCTAATCCTTGCGGCCATGGAACTGAAATCGACGCTCTATGCGGTGCGCGACGGCATCGCGACCATCACGCTCAACCGCCCGCATCGCGGCAATGGCTGGACCGGCCGGATGCACAGCGAATATCGCTATCTGCTCGGCGAAGCGGAAGGCGACACAGACGTCGGCGCGATCCTGGTCACTGGCGCGGGGCGGATGTTCTGTGTCGGTGGGGATGCGCAGGCGCTCGAAGGTCATTCGGAACGCGGCGGCTATGATCCGGGTACGACGCCCGATCTGGTGACGCCGGGATCGCGCGAGTTCGAGGCCTTTATCGAAGATTTCGCCTATCATTTTGCGCTGTCCAAGCCGGTCATCGTCGCGCTGAACGGTGCGGCGGCCGGGGTCGGGCTGGTGCTTGCCTGCTATGCCGATGTGCGCTTTGCGGTGTCCGGCGCCAAGCTGACCACTGCGCATGGCCCGCTCAACCTGCCGGCCGAATATGGCTTGTCCTGGCTGTTGCCGCGGCTAATCGGCGGCGCGCATGCGCTCGAGCTCTTGCTCTCGAGCCGCAAATTCCTGACCGACGAAGCCCATCAGATGGGGCTGGTGCATCGGCTTTGCGAGGCTGATGCGCTGGTCGAGGAGGCGCGCGCTTATGCCATCGATCTCATCACCCGCGTATCGCCGGAATCGCTGCGCCAGTCGAAGCGGCAATTCTGGCTCGACCAGCATCGTGATGTCGGCGCGGCGGTGCGCGATGCCGGGGTGCTTCTCAATGAGATGATGGGCCAGGCCGATTATCGCGAAGCCATCAAGGCGTTTCTTGAAAAACGCCCGGCCGAATGGGGCAAGGAGAGCAAGGCATGA
- the sucC gene encoding ADP-forming succinate--CoA ligase subunit beta: MNIHEYQAKELLAKFGVGIPKGVAATTVDQAVAAAEELPGPLYVVKAQIHAGGRGKGKFKELGPDAKGGVRLAKSVDDVRSDAEEMLGNTLVTVQTGDVGKEVNRLYVTDGVDIKEEYYLALLVDRASGQVAMVVSTEGGMDIEAVAHDTPEKIATITIDPIAGFTDGDGRAAADALELSGDLADACVALTANLYDAFVKLDCAMLEINPLVETDDGQLLVLDTKMSFDTNAEFRHADWEELRDESEEDPMELEASKHDLAYIKLDGNIGCMVNGAGLAMATMDIIKLNGAFPANFLDVGGGATKEKVTAAFKIILSDPAVEGILVNIFGGIMRCDIIAEGIVAAAKEVELDVPLVVRLEGTNVAKGKQILADSGLPIVSADDLGDAARKIVEQVQK; encoded by the coding sequence ATGAACATCCATGAATATCAAGCCAAGGAACTGCTCGCCAAATTCGGTGTCGGCATTCCCAAGGGCGTCGCCGCAACCACGGTCGATCAGGCGGTCGCCGCCGCCGAAGAATTGCCGGGCCCGCTCTATGTGGTGAAGGCGCAGATTCATGCGGGTGGTCGCGGCAAGGGCAAGTTCAAGGAGCTGGGCCCCGATGCCAAGGGCGGTGTGCGGCTCGCCAAATCGGTCGACGACGTTCGCAGCGATGCCGAAGAGATGCTCGGCAACACGCTGGTGACGGTGCAGACCGGCGATGTCGGCAAGGAAGTCAATCGCCTCTACGTCACCGATGGCGTCGACATCAAAGAAGAATATTATCTCGCCCTGCTCGTCGATCGGGCGTCGGGCCAGGTCGCAATGGTCGTCTCGACCGAAGGCGGCATGGATATTGAGGCGGTCGCCCATGACACGCCGGAGAAGATCGCGACGATCACCATCGATCCGATCGCCGGCTTTACCGATGGTGATGGCCGCGCGGCGGCCGATGCGCTGGAACTGAGCGGCGATCTCGCCGATGCCTGTGTCGCGCTGACCGCCAATCTCTATGATGCCTTCGTCAAGCTCGATTGCGCGATGCTGGAGATCAACCCGCTGGTCGAAACCGATGATGGCCAGCTGCTCGTTCTCGATACGAAGATGAGCTTCGATACCAATGCCGAGTTCCGCCATGCGGACTGGGAAGAGCTGCGCGACGAGAGCGAAGAAGACCCAATGGAGCTTGAGGCGTCCAAGCACGACCTCGCTTACATCAAGCTCGACGGCAATATTGGCTGCATGGTCAATGGCGCGGGTCTGGCCATGGCGACGATGGATATCATCAAGCTGAACGGCGCTTTCCCGGCCAACTTCCTCGACGTTGGCGGCGGGGCGACCAAGGAAAAGGTGACGGCCGCGTTCAAGATCATCCTGTCGGATCCGGCGGTCGAAGGCATTCTCGTCAATATCTTTGGCGGGATCATGCGCTGCGACATCATTGCCGAGGGCATTGTCGCTGCGGCCAAGGAAGTGGAGCTTGATGTACCGCTGGTGGTCCGGCTCGAAGGCACCAATGTCGCCAAGGGCAAGCAGATCCTGGCCGATAGCGGGTTGCCGATCGTCAGCGCTGACGATCTCGGCGATGCCGCACGCAAGATTGTGGAGCAGGTGCAGAAATAG
- a CDS encoding electron transfer flavoprotein subunit beta/FixA family protein, whose protein sequence is MKILVPVKRVIDYNVKPRVKSDGSGVDLANVKMSMNPFDEISVEEAIRLKEAGKAEEIVAISVGPAKAQETLRTALAMGADRAILIETDDEVEPLAVAKLLKAVVDEEAPGLVILGKQAIDDDSNQTGQMLAALLGWGQGTFANTIEVADGTVDVKREIDGGLQTVKLNLPAIITTDLRLNEPRYASLPNIMKAKSKPLDTKTPADYGVDTAPRLTTSHVAEPPKREAGEILEDVDSLVAKLKEMGVA, encoded by the coding sequence ATGAAAATCTTGGTGCCCGTGAAAAGGGTGATCGATTATAACGTAAAGCCGCGGGTCAAGTCCGACGGTTCGGGCGTGGATCTCGCCAATGTCAAAATGTCGATGAACCCGTTCGATGAAATTTCGGTCGAAGAGGCGATCCGCCTCAAGGAAGCCGGCAAGGCGGAAGAAATCGTCGCCATATCGGTTGGCCCGGCCAAGGCGCAGGAAACGCTGCGCACAGCCCTCGCGATGGGCGCCGACCGCGCCATCCTGATCGAAACCGATGACGAGGTTGAGCCGCTCGCCGTGGCCAAGCTCCTCAAAGCGGTTGTCGACGAAGAAGCGCCCGGGCTCGTAATCCTCGGCAAGCAAGCCATTGATGATGACAGCAACCAGACGGGCCAGATGCTCGCCGCACTGCTCGGCTGGGGCCAGGGCACATTCGCCAATACGATCGAAGTCGCTGACGGCACGGTCGATGTGAAGCGCGAAATCGATGGCGGCCTGCAGACGGTAAAACTCAACCTGCCGGCGATCATCACCACCGATCTTCGTCTCAACGAACCGCGCTATGCTTCGCTGCCGAACATCATGAAAGCGAAGTCCAAGCCGCTCGATACGAAGACGCCTGCCGATTATGGCGTCGACACCGCGCCGCGCCTCACCACGTCTCACGTGGCCGAGCCGCCGAAGCGCGAAGCCGGTGAGATCCTCGAAGATGTGGATTCGCTGGTCGCCAAACTCAAAGAAATGGGAGTCGCATAA
- a CDS encoding electron transfer flavoprotein subunit alpha/FixB family protein — MKTLVWVEHDNAEMKDATLAAVTAASKLGEVHALVAGSGCQAVADQAAKVAGVATVHLADDAAYANALPENVAPLVADLMGSHDAFVAPATTTGKNIAPRVAALLDVMQLSDILSVEGDKTFTRPIYAGNAIATVTSSDEKLVITVRGTAFDKAASEGGSAAVEAVSGAGDAGLSSFVSEEIAKSDRPELTSAKIIVSGGRALGSSEKFEEVITPLADKLGAGIGASRAAVDAGYVPNDYQVGQTGKIVAPEVYIAIGISGAIQHLAGMKDSKTIIAINKDEDAPIFQVSDYGIVADLFNAVPELTEKL; from the coding sequence ATGAAGACGCTCGTATGGGTCGAACATGACAATGCCGAGATGAAGGATGCGACGCTTGCTGCGGTAACCGCCGCCTCGAAGCTCGGTGAAGTGCATGCGCTGGTTGCCGGTTCCGGTTGCCAGGCCGTGGCTGACCAGGCCGCCAAGGTTGCTGGCGTTGCCACCGTGCATCTTGCCGACGATGCCGCTTATGCCAATGCATTGCCGGAAAATGTTGCGCCGCTCGTCGCCGATCTCATGGGCAGCCATGATGCGTTCGTTGCGCCGGCCACGACGACCGGCAAGAATATCGCGCCGCGCGTCGCTGCGCTGCTCGATGTGATGCAGCTCTCTGACATTCTCTCGGTTGAAGGCGACAAGACCTTCACGCGTCCGATTTACGCGGGCAACGCAATCGCGACCGTCACCAGCTCGGACGAGAAACTGGTGATCACCGTGCGTGGTACGGCCTTTGACAAGGCCGCGAGCGAAGGCGGATCTGCGGCTGTTGAAGCGGTTTCGGGCGCCGGTGATGCCGGGCTCTCCAGCTTTGTCAGCGAAGAGATTGCCAAAAGCGATCGTCCGGAACTGACCAGCGCGAAGATCATCGTGTCGGGTGGCCGGGCGCTGGGCTCGAGCGAGAAGTTCGAAGAAGTCATCACGCCTTTGGCGGACAAGCTTGGCGCGGGTATCGGTGCGTCTCGGGCTGCGGTTGATGCGGGCTATGTGCCGAACGATTATCAGGTCGGCCAGACCGGCAAGATCGTCGCACCGGAAGTCTATATCGCGATCGGCATTTCCGGCGCGATCCAGCATCTCGCCGGCATGAAGGATTCCAAGACGATCATCGCGATCAACAAGGATGAAGACGCCCCGATCTTCCAGGTCTCCGACTATGGTATCGTGGCCGATCTCTTCAACGCCGTTCCGGAACTGACCGAGAAGCTTTAA
- a CDS encoding energy transducer TonB, with product MTQVSFRLIVSVTLAAFGLSTLAVAQTNDDREMFRSDSNWQTDYGYPRCRVLRTFTDGDQTIFLMMDRSVPPDRFTMTIGGVNIPRRQAWSEVQIIAQPQATSIEAQSLRYRASGDLEEAIQIPFVSTSFAANWSDEQILEIRLQGNQPVRILLTDMQALFASWESCQIELLELVNWNLIRTGEIPEELHAPQDSQARAATPRSNPGQWIHWGDYPPSAILDDAEGTIPFILFISDTGEVTDCAILETSGDASLDAIVCGALTARATFEPATDESGEPVRGTYQSQVRFQLP from the coding sequence GTGACGCAAGTCTCGTTCAGACTGATTGTATCTGTCACGCTGGCAGCCTTCGGCCTTTCTACGCTGGCTGTGGCCCAAACTAATGATGACAGAGAAATGTTCAGGTCGGATTCCAATTGGCAAACCGACTATGGCTATCCGCGATGCCGAGTTCTGCGAACATTCACCGATGGCGACCAAACGATATTCTTGATGATGGATCGTAGCGTTCCACCAGATCGCTTCACGATGACGATTGGTGGTGTCAATATTCCGAGGCGACAGGCCTGGAGCGAAGTCCAGATAATCGCACAGCCACAAGCAACATCCATCGAAGCACAGTCTCTTCGCTACCGTGCGAGTGGTGATCTGGAGGAGGCTATCCAGATCCCGTTTGTTTCGACCAGTTTCGCGGCCAACTGGTCCGACGAGCAGATCCTGGAAATCAGATTGCAGGGCAATCAACCCGTTCGAATTCTGCTAACCGACATGCAAGCATTGTTTGCGTCGTGGGAGAGCTGCCAGATCGAGCTACTTGAGTTGGTAAACTGGAATCTCATTCGAACTGGTGAGATCCCGGAAGAGTTGCACGCACCACAAGACAGCCAAGCACGAGCGGCGACACCTCGGTCCAATCCCGGACAATGGATACATTGGGGCGATTATCCACCCTCAGCGATTTTGGATGACGCAGAAGGCACTATTCCTTTCATTCTTTTCATATCCGATACTGGAGAAGTAACGGACTGCGCCATATTGGAAACGAGCGGCGATGCGTCTCTAGACGCTATTGTGTGCGGGGCGCTTACCGCCCGAGCAACTTTCGAGCCAGCAACCGACGAGTCTGGTGAACCGGTAAGAGGGACCTACCAATCACAGGTTCGTTTCCAACTGCCGTGA
- a CDS encoding oxidoreductase: protein MAVADQVPTDSGFVAKTDGADVIKGIDLAGKTAIVTGGYSGIGLETVRALVGAGVNVVVPARSREKAETNLAEIDGDVRVSDMDLGDIGSVTRFAEEMTGSLDTLDILINNAGIMANPLTRVGPGWESQFGTNHMGHFALTLGLMPLLEKTPGARVVALASTAHKVSDVHWDDIQFENHDYDKWQAYGQAKTANALFANALSRRMRDSDGLAFAVHPGGIFTPLQRHLPLEEQVALGWLNEDGSPSDLAKMGFKTPAQGCSTSLWAATSPKLDGKPGVYCEDCDIAAPTDTESPMARYSGVDAHACSDENAEKLWAISEKLLDEA, encoded by the coding sequence ATGGCAGTTGCAGATCAAGTACCGACAGATTCAGGCTTTGTCGCCAAGACCGATGGAGCGGATGTCATCAAGGGGATCGACCTTGCCGGCAAGACCGCGATCGTCACCGGCGGCTATAGCGGCATCGGGCTGGAAACCGTTCGCGCGCTGGTTGGTGCCGGGGTGAATGTGGTGGTTCCCGCGCGCAGCCGGGAAAAAGCCGAGACCAACCTTGCCGAGATTGATGGCGATGTACGGGTCAGCGACATGGATCTGGGCGATATCGGATCAGTGACCCGCTTTGCCGAAGAGATGACGGGATCGCTCGATACGCTCGATATCCTGATCAACAATGCCGGGATCATGGCGAACCCGCTCACGCGTGTCGGCCCGGGCTGGGAATCGCAATTCGGCACCAACCATATGGGCCATTTCGCGCTGACCCTCGGCCTGATGCCGCTGCTCGAAAAAACGCCCGGCGCGCGCGTCGTTGCCCTTGCTTCGACCGCACACAAGGTCAGCGATGTGCATTGGGACGATATCCAGTTTGAAAATCACGACTATGACAAATGGCAGGCCTATGGGCAGGCAAAAACCGCCAATGCTCTGTTCGCCAATGCCCTCAGCCGGCGCATGCGCGATAGCGACGGACTGGCGTTCGCGGTGCATCCGGGCGGCATCTTCACGCCGCTGCAGCGCCATCTCCCACTGGAGGAGCAGGTTGCGCTGGGCTGGCTCAACGAGGATGGCAGCCCGTCCGATCTTGCCAAGATGGGCTTCAAGACCCCGGCCCAGGGTTGCTCCACATCCCTATGGGCAGCGACTTCGCCCAAGCTCGACGGCAAGCCCGGCGTCTATTGTGAGGATTGCGACATCGCCGCGCCCACCGACACTGAAAGCCCGATGGCCCGCTATAGCGGCGTTGATGCGCATGCCTGTAGCGATGAGAATGCGGAAAAGCTCTGGGCGATCAGCGAGAAATTGCTGGACGAGGCGTAA
- a CDS encoding CarD family transcriptional regulator, producing MASKALDFEVGDYVVYPKHGVGRVIELQNEEIAGMQLELYVLRFEKEKMTLRVPTNKAEGVGMRKLSSDKTLKDALKTLEGKPKVKRTMWSRRAQEYEAKINSGDLLQIAEVTRDLFRADDQPEQSYSERQIFEAASSRLARELAAMEKTDEPTALEKILVILNKAAAIWNAEKAEEEAAKEAAKA from the coding sequence ATGGCAAGCAAGGCGCTTGACTTCGAAGTCGGAGATTATGTCGTTTACCCAAAGCATGGCGTAGGCCGGGTAATCGAACTCCAGAATGAAGAAATTGCGGGCATGCAGCTCGAACTTTACGTGCTGCGGTTCGAAAAGGAAAAGATGACGCTCCGCGTGCCGACCAACAAGGCCGAAGGCGTTGGAATGCGCAAACTCTCGTCCGACAAGACGCTGAAGGACGCGCTCAAGACGCTGGAAGGCAAACCCAAGGTCAAGCGCACCATGTGGTCGCGCCGGGCCCAGGAATATGAAGCGAAGATCAATTCGGGTGACCTGCTGCAGATCGCCGAAGTGACCCGCGATCTGTTCCGCGCCGATGACCAGCCGGAACAAAGCTATTCGGAACGCCAGATCTTCGAAGCGGCATCAAGCCGCCTCGCCCGCGAACTCGCGGCGATGGAAAAGACGGACGAACCAACCGCACTCGAGAAAATTCTCGTCATCCTGAACAAGGCCGCCGCTATCTGGAATGCTGAAAAGGCAGAAGAAGAAGCTGCGAAGGAAGCGGCCAAGGCGTAA
- the fdxA gene encoding ferredoxin FdxA — protein MTYVVTDACIKCKYMDCVEVCPVDCFYEGDNMLVIHPAECIDCGVCEPECPAEAILPDTEPNQEKWLELNTKFAEEWPNITQSREAPADADDHKGEEGKFEKYFSPDPGQGD, from the coding sequence ATGACATATGTCGTCACCGATGCCTGCATTAAGTGCAAATATATGGACTGTGTCGAAGTATGTCCGGTGGACTGCTTCTATGAGGGCGACAATATGCTCGTCATCCATCCAGCCGAATGCATCGATTGCGGCGTATGCGAACCGGAATGCCCGGCCGAGGCCATTCTCCCTGATACCGAACCGAACCAGGAAAAATGGCTCGAGCTCAACACCAAATTCGCCGAAGAATGGCCGAACATCACGCAAAGCCGCGAAGCGCCTGCCGATGCCGATGACCATAAGGGCGAAGAGGGCAAGTTCGAGAAATATTTCTCCCCCGATCCCGGTCAGGGCGACTAG
- a CDS encoding RNA-binding S4 domain-containing protein, which produces MTQDDGLRIDKFLWFSRLTRTRSLAQKIAEKGHIRCAGRRIDRAHAVVRVGDVLSVPMPNGVRVLRVESLPERRVPAKLVDEIYSRVERISDTRR; this is translated from the coding sequence ATGACCCAGGATGACGGCCTGCGCATCGACAAGTTCCTCTGGTTCTCCCGGCTCACCCGGACCCGGAGCCTGGCGCAGAAGATTGCCGAGAAAGGCCATATCCGCTGTGCCGGCCGACGGATCGATCGCGCCCATGCCGTGGTGCGCGTTGGTGATGTGCTGAGCGTGCCCATGCCCAATGGCGTGCGCGTATTGCGGGTAGAATCGCTGCCGGAACGACGCGTGCCCGCCAAGCTGGTAGATGAGATTTATAGCCGCGTAGAAAGGATCAGCGACACTAGGCGTTGA
- a CDS encoding helicase-related protein, with the protein MSNFARAPLAAVLGPTNTGKTHLAVERMMGHASGMIGFPLRLLAREVYDRVVAAKGPDSVGLITGEEKILPEKARWFLCTAESMPRDRDTAFVALDEAQLAADPERGHVFTDRMLHMRGREETMILGSDSLRPMLGALAPDAEIISRPRFSTLSYSGPRKLSRLPPRSAIVAFSAEEVYAVAEALRRLRGGAAVVMGALSPRTRNAQVAMFQAGEVDYLVATDAIGMGLNMDVHHVAFASLRKFDGRRRRRLHIHEMAQIAGRAGRHQRDGTFGTLGLEGGDHASFTDAEIERIEGHDFPNLRQLYWRDGDPRFDTIDTLIADLEYRPEQEVLRAAPETVDLTVLKKLAEETWVRERATDANMVTRLWAACGLPDFRKTGADGHARLVGRLFRHLSEGDGHIPAPVFAQEISALENLAGDVETLAGRLAAIRTWAYVAHRADWLENPDKGADRAAAIEQRLSDALHDSLTQRFVDRRTTVLMRDLGAKGEEALPVRVDADGVVTVDDEPIGTITGFRFTVDPGSNHADTKRLLAAAERRLGGEWAQRTAALLADSDEAFAVLTDAGGPIRLAWRGEIVAALSAGKALLTPEITLDRTLSALTPEQQARIAQRLQAWIARTTGRILGPLRRIDAALNAEQTDPAIRALLAPLLEAGGILARKIALGPLGQLDKQQRHRIGRLGLTIGALDIFHAALMKPEPTRWRLALAAALNNRPMPELPPAGAVLLPEPRGATLAAWRDAGFRGFAGQMLRIDMAERVARAAHDARTGKEAFLPDPAFSTSLGLSEAALARLMQSLGFQPAPPESEGGPGRWAWRGRRPPKPRPRKAAPGNAFAKLAELDLGKK; encoded by the coding sequence ATGAGCAATTTCGCCCGTGCACCGCTTGCTGCCGTGCTCGGCCCGACCAATACCGGCAAGACGCATCTCGCGGTCGAGCGCATGATGGGTCATGCCAGCGGGATGATCGGTTTCCCGCTGCGCCTGTTGGCCCGGGAAGTCTACGATCGGGTGGTCGCTGCAAAAGGCCCGGACAGTGTCGGGCTGATCACCGGCGAAGAGAAGATCCTTCCGGAAAAGGCGCGCTGGTTTCTCTGTACGGCAGAATCCATGCCGCGGGATCGGGATACCGCCTTTGTTGCGCTGGACGAAGCCCAGCTCGCCGCCGATCCCGAGCGCGGCCATGTTTTCACCGATCGCATGCTCCATATGCGCGGGCGCGAGGAAACAATGATTCTCGGATCGGATAGCTTGCGCCCGATGTTGGGCGCGCTGGCTCCCGATGCCGAGATCATCTCTCGGCCCCGCTTTTCCACGCTCTCCTACAGTGGACCCAGAAAGCTCTCCCGCCTTCCGCCGCGGTCCGCGATCGTCGCCTTCAGCGCCGAAGAAGTTTACGCCGTGGCCGAAGCCTTGCGCCGGTTGCGCGGCGGCGCGGCCGTTGTGATGGGTGCACTCAGTCCGCGCACCCGCAACGCGCAGGTTGCGATGTTCCAGGCGGGCGAGGTGGACTATCTTGTTGCCACTGATGCGATTGGCATGGGGCTGAACATGGATGTGCACCATGTCGCCTTTGCCTCGCTCCGCAAATTTGACGGGCGACGGCGGCGGCGCTTGCATATCCATGAGATGGCGCAGATCGCCGGCCGCGCGGGCCGTCATCAGCGCGACGGCACGTTTGGGACATTGGGCCTCGAAGGCGGCGATCATGCGAGCTTTACTGATGCCGAGATCGAACGGATCGAAGGCCATGACTTCCCCAATCTGCGGCAACTCTATTGGCGCGATGGCGATCCGCGCTTCGATACGATCGATACATTGATCGCCGATCTCGAATACCGTCCCGAGCAGGAGGTGTTGCGCGCGGCGCCCGAAACCGTCGATCTGACCGTGCTCAAAAAACTCGCCGAGGAAACATGGGTGCGCGAGCGGGCAACCGACGCGAATATGGTGACGCGACTATGGGCCGCCTGTGGCTTGCCCGATTTTCGCAAGACCGGTGCAGATGGACATGCGCGGCTCGTCGGCCGGCTGTTCCGCCATCTTTCTGAGGGCGATGGCCATATCCCGGCGCCGGTTTTTGCGCAGGAAATAAGCGCGCTCGAAAATCTCGCCGGGGATGTTGAGACGCTGGCCGGGCGATTGGCCGCGATCCGGACCTGGGCCTATGTCGCGCACCGTGCTGACTGGCTTGAAAATCCCGATAAAGGTGCAGACCGCGCTGCGGCGATCGAGCAACGATTGTCGGACGCGCTGCATGACAGCCTGACGCAACGATTTGTCGATCGGCGGACAACCGTCTTGATGCGCGATCTTGGGGCGAAGGGAGAAGAAGCGCTGCCGGTCCGGGTCGATGCAGACGGTGTCGTGACCGTCGATGACGAACCGATCGGCACGATTACCGGCTTTCGCTTCACCGTCGATCCGGGCAGCAATCACGCAGACACGAAGCGCCTGCTCGCCGCGGCCGAACGCCGGCTTGGCGGGGAATGGGCGCAGCGGACTGCAGCCTTGCTCGCCGATAGCGATGAAGCTTTTGCGGTGCTGACCGATGCCGGTGGGCCCATTCGCCTGGCCTGGCGTGGCGAGATCGTGGCAGCCCTTTCCGCCGGCAAGGCGCTGCTCACGCCGGAAATCACCCTCGACCGCACTCTCTCTGCCCTGACCCCCGAGCAGCAGGCCCGCATCGCCCAGCGCCTGCAGGCCTGGATCGCCCGCACCACCGGCCGCATACTCGGACCGTTGCGCAGGATCGATGCCGCGCTCAATGCCGAGCAGACCGACCCGGCAATCCGCGCGCTGCTCGCCCCCCTGCTCGAGGCCGGCGGAATACTGGCGCGCAAGATAGCGCTCGGCCCCCTGGGGCAGCTCGACAAGCAACAACGGCACCGGATCGGTCGGTTGGGACTGACCATCGGTGCGCTCGATATTTTCCATGCTGCGTTGATGAAGCCCGAGCCGACCCGCTGGCGCCTGGCGCTCGCTGCAGCGCTCAACAACCGGCCGATGCCCGAACTGCCGCCCGCCGGCGCTGTCTTGCTGCCCGAACCAAGGGGCGCGACGCTTGCCGCTTGGCGCGACGCCGGTTTTCGCGGCTTTGCCGGCCAGATGCTGCGGATCGACATGGCCGAACGCGTTGCCCGCGCCGCGCATGATGCGCGCACCGGCAAGGAGGCCTTCCTGCCCGATCCCGCATTCTCGACGTCGCTCGGGCTCAGCGAAGCCGCACTTGCCCGGTTGATGCAGTCGCTTGGCTTCCAACCCGCGCCTCCGGAAAGCGAAGGCGGCCCGGGCCGCTGGGCCTGGCGCGGTCGCCGCCCACCGAAACCCAGGCCACGCAAGGCGGCGCCGGGCAATGCCTTTGCCAAGCTTGCCGAACTCGATCTGGGCAAGAAATGA